In a genomic window of Vigna angularis cultivar LongXiaoDou No.4 chromosome 6, ASM1680809v1, whole genome shotgun sequence:
- the LOC108343036 gene encoding serine hydroxymethyltransferase 7: protein MDLSHSQSNLSLGFSSSHASPLRRSDPPVPLQLLEPPQPLENGSLDVESDDDDDDKEVEEFRILGHSMCLKRRRDCDSSSSSSTKRVSVDPDLDARKVAVRAWGCQPLSIADPDIHEIMEKEKKRQFRGIELIASENFVCRAVMEALGSHLTNKYSEGMPGARYYGGNQYIDEIETLCCERALNAFGLDPKCWGVNVQPYSCTSANFAVYTGLLLPGDRIMGLDTPSGGNTSHGYYTPNGKKVSGASIFFESLPYKVNPQTGYIDYDKLEERALDFRPKILICGGSSYPREWDYARFRHIADKCGAVLLCDMAQISGIIAAKECVNPFDYCDIVTSTTHKSLRGPRGGIIFYRKGSKPRKRGILLSQGHESDQYDYEEKINFAVFPSLQGGPHNNHIAALAIALKQVATPEYKAYMQQVKKNAQALACALQRRKCRLVTGGTDNHLILWDLRPLGLTGKFYEKVCEACHITLNKIAIFGDNGTIIPGGVRVGTPAMTSRGCLEPDFETMADFLIRAAHIASILQREHGKLQKTALKGLESNRDVVELRARVEVFAIQFAMPGFDI, encoded by the exons ATGGACCTGTCTCACTCCCAATCCAACCTGTCCCTCGGATTTTCATCCTCTCACGCTTCGCCGCTTCGTCGTTCCGACCCGCCGGTGCCGCTGCAGCTGCTTGAACCGCCGCAGCCGCTGGAGAATGGAAGTTTGGATGTCGAATCGGATGATGACGACGACGACAAAGAAGTGGAAGAGTTTCGAATTCTGGGCCACTCAATGTGCCTGAAGAGGCGAAGGGATTGTGACTCATCGTCCTCCTCCTCCACGAAGAGGGTTTCTGTGGATCCCGATCTCGACGCGCGGAAGGTTGCCGTGCGTGCGTGGGGATGCCAACCGCTTTCAATCGCGGACCCCGACATCCACGAGATaatggaaaaggagaagaagaggCAATTTCGTGGGATTGAACTCATAGCGTCGGAGAATTTCGTTTGCAGGGCTGTGATGGAGGCGTTGGGAAGCCACTTGACGAATAAGTACTCTGAAGGAATGCCCGGTGCGCGATATTACGGTGGTAATCAGTACATCGACGAAATCGAAACGCTCTGTTGCGAACGTGCGTTGAACGCGTTCGGTCTCGACCCCAAGTGCTGGGGGGTGAACGTGCAGCCGTATTCGTGCACCTCTGCGAATTTCGCTGTTTACACGGGGCTGTTGTTACCCGGTGATCGTATCATGGGGTTGGATACCCCGTCTGGAGGGAATACTAGTCACGGTTACTATACTCCCAATGGGAAGAAAGTTTCCGGGGCTTCTATTTTCTTTGAGAGCTTGCCTTACAAGGTGAACCCTCAAACGGGTTATATTGATTATGATAAGCTTGAGGAAAGGGCGCTTGATTTTCGCCCCAAGATACTTATATGTGGTGGGAGTTCTTATCCCCGAGAGTGGGATTACGCGAGGTTTAGACACATTGCGGATAAGTGTGGAGCTGTGTTGTTGTGTGACATGGCACAAATTAGTGGCATAATTGCGGCCAAG GAATGTGTGAATCCTTTTGATTATTGTGATATTGTTACTTCGACAACTCACAAGAGTCTTCGAGGTCCAAGGGGAGGTATAATATTTTATCGGAAAGGTTCAAAGCCGAGGAAGAGAGGGATTCTTCTAAGTCAGGGTCATGAAAGTGATCAATATGACTATgaagaaaagataaattttgCTGTTTTTCCATCATTGCAAGGGGGCCCGCACAATAACCACATTGCTGCACTTGCTATAGCTTTAAAACAAGTGGCTACTCCTGAGTATAAGGCCTACATGCAGCAGGTGAAGAAGAATGCTCAAGCTTTAGCATGTGCTTTACAGAGAAGGAAATGCCGCTTAGTAACTGGGGGTACAGACAACCATTTAATACTTTGGGATTTAAGGCCCCTGGGATTGACAG GTAAATTTTACGAGAAGGTCTGTGAAGCATGTCATATTACATTGAATAAAATTGCTATATTTGGGGACAATGGAACTATAATTCCTGGAGGTGTTAGAGTTG GTACCCCTGCTATGACGTCAAGAGGGTGTCTGGAACCAGATTTTGAGACAATGGCTGATTTTCTCATTAGAGCTGCACATATTGCAAGCATACTGCAGAGGGAGCACGGGAAACTTCAGAAGACAGCTTTAAAGGGACTTGAGAGCAATAGAGACGTTGTTGAGCTCCGAGCACGGGTCGAGGTGTTTGCAATTCAGTTTGCTATGCCGGGTTTTGACATTTGA
- the LOC108342961 gene encoding uncharacterized protein LOC108342961 — translation MAAGVELSDGRSGGGIAMEIPVGDEESFSSPTTLPKRLRRRLRGSECKSPSTVEEIEAKLRDADLRRQKYYEKLSSKARAKPRSPSRSSSQEDDPGQRLEAKLQAAEQKRLSILTKAQMRLARLDELRQAAKNGVEMRYENERVKLGTKVESRVQQAEANRMLILKALRQRRASLRERSSQTLMRRMARESKYKECVRAAIHQKRAAAEMKRLGLLEAEKKRAQARVSQVIHVAKSVSHQREIERRKKKDELEDRLQRARRQRAEYLRQRGRLRGYAHENRNRMSKQAEYLSRKLARCWRRFLRQKRTTLTLTKAYDVLGINEKSVKSMPFEQLAVRIESASTLQAVKTLLDRFESRLKVSTAVAPANNLYSLDDIDHLLKRVASPKKRATPRRPVRSRGAMKVDSGRESNNSLARSSRYPVRIVLCAYMILGHPDAVFSGMGEREIALAKAAEEFVQMFELLIRIVLDGPVQNSDEESVSAAMKRCTFRSQLAAFDKAWCSYLNCFVVWKVKDARSLEEDLVRAACQLEASMIQTCKLTPEGTVADKLSHDMKAIQRQVSEDQKLLREKVQHLSGDAGIQRMEFALSETRSRYFGVKDDGTPVRSPMISSVTASPTPLSERSIPEEGSNHRTARPTPSSEKSIPDESSNHRTSRVVRSLFNKETNTSPGESSFSAPITRSDSKLYPPSEKLRADNEVIVNEFLHDHKYSVTDGLDVPDHTQNSIEGKIKQAMEKAFWDGIMESVKGDQPNYDRIVQLMGEVRDEICEMAPKSWKEDVFSAIDLEILSQVLKSGNLDVDYLGRILEFSLTSLQKLSAPANEEMMKATHKKLFHELGEICQSRDGSNNSCVVALVKGLQFVFQQIQILKKEISKARIRLMESSVKGSAGLDYLRNAFANKYGSPSDASTSIPSTLRWISSVWNCKEQEWEEYVRSSAALASNSSQELLPSTTLRTGGNILLKTTGSPMALSLDGANAKGGQQPECKGEPVDLVVRLGLLKLVSGISGLTQDDLPETLSLNFSRLRSVQAQIQKIIVISTSILIRRQIVVSEKTVARHADMENLVSKCGAELLDLLDRVEDADINDIVEVICNLPKIEGEEAGKAESRKLVAARMVGKSLQAGDAVFEKVSNAVYSALRGVVLGGSGARGRKLAEMALTKVGSAFLTDKVVEAAAVLIVASTISVGVHGPWYKHLADNM, via the exons ATGGCGGCCGGAGTGGAGTTGTCGGATGGAAGAAGCGGCGGCGGAATTGCGATGGAAATTCCGGTCGGCGATGAGGAATCGTTCTCGTCGCCGACGACGTTGCCGAAGAGGCTCCGGCGACGGCTTCGTGGCTCGGAGTGTAAGTCTCCGAGCACGGTGGAGGAAATCGAAGCGAAGCTCCGCGATGCTGATCTTCGCAGACAG AAATACTATGAGAAACTCTCAAGTAAGGCACGTGCAAAGCCAAGAAGCCCCTCAAGATCTTCATCCCAGGAAGATGATCCTGGTCAGAGACTAGAAGCAAAACTGCAGGCTGCTGAACAGAAGAG GTTGAGCATCTTGACTAAGGCCCAAATGCGTTTAGCAAGACTGGATGAATTGCGTCAAGCAGCAAAAAATGGAGTTGAAATGCGCTACGAGAATGAACGTGTAAAGCTTGGAACAAAAGTTGAGTCACGTGTTCAGCAGGCAGAGGCTAATCGGATGCTTATCCTCAAGGCTCTTAGGCAAAGAAGGGCTTCTCTTAGAGAAAGGTCATCTCAAACATTGATGAGAAGGATGGCTCGAGAAAGCAAATATAAAGAGTGTGTACGTGCTGCAATTCACCAAAAGCGAGCTGCTGCTGAAATGAAACGACTTGGATTGCTAGAAGCCGAGAAAAAGAGGGCACAGGCCCGAGTCTCGCAGGTGATACATGTGGCAAAGTCTGTATCTCACCAGCGTGAGATTGAGAGGAGGAAAAAGAAGGATGAGTTGGAAGATCGATTGCAAAGG GCAAGAAGACAAAGAGCTGAATATCTCAGGCAGAGGGGAAGACTGCGTGGCTATGCCCATGAGAATCGGAATAGAATGTCAAAGCAAGCAGAATATCTTTCCAGAAAACTAGCAAG gTGCTGGAGGCGGTTCCTGAGGCAAAAGAGAACAACGTTGACCTTGACAAAAGCATATGATGTGCTGGGCATTAATGAGAAATCTGTTAAGTCAATGCCATTTGAACAGCTTGCTGTTCGGATTGAATCAGCTTCTACCCTTCAGGCTGTGAAAACTTTGCTGGACCGATTTGAGAGCCGTCTCAAAGTGTCTACAGCAGTTGCTCCTGCCAATAATTTGTATAGCTTGGACGACATTGATCACCTTCTTAAACGAGTTGCTTCCCCCAAGAAAAGGGCTACTCCCAGGAGACCTGTTAGAAGCAGAGGGGCAATGAAAGTAGACTCAGGCAGAGAGTCAAACAATAGCTTGGCTAGGTCGTCCAGGTATCCTGTGAGAATTGTTCTTTGTGCTTATATGATATTGGGTCATCCAGATGCAGTTTTCAGTGGAATGGGAGAACGTGAGATTGCTCTAGCCAAAGCTGCAGAAGAGTTTGTCCAAATGTTTGAGTTGTTGATAAGGATTGTATTAGATGGACCAGTACAGAATTCTGACGAAGAGTCTGTCTCAGCAGCTATGAAGCGCTGTACCTTCAGATCTCAGCTTGCTGCTTTTGATAAAGCTTGGTGCTCATACTTGAATTGTTTCGTGGTATGGAAGGTTAAGGATGCTCGATCACTGGAGGAGGATTTGGTAAGAGCAGCTTGCCAGCTTGAAGCTTCTATGATTCAAACTTGCAAGTTAACTCCAGAAGGAACTGTTGCTGATAAGCTTAGTCATGATATGAAAGCTATTCAGCGTCAG GTCTCTGAAGATCAAAAACTTTTGAGAGAAAAGGTGCAGCACCTTAGTGGAGATGCTGGTATTCAGCGAATGGAGTTTGCACTCTCTGAAACAAGATCTAGATACTTTGGAGTGAAGGATGACGGAACTCCTGTGAGGTCTCCAATGATTTCATCTGTGACTGCAAGCCCAACTCCATTAAGTGAAAGAAGTATTCCAGAAGAGGGTAGTAATCATAGAACTGCAAGGCCAACTCCATCAAGTGAAAAAAGTATTCCAGATGAGAGTAGTAATCATAGGACAAGCCGAGTTGTTCGCTCCCTCTTTAATAAGGAGACAAATACTTCTCCTGGAGAGTCTAGCTTCTCTGCTCCCATAACCCGTTCAGATAGTAAGCTGTACCCTCCATCTGAAAAGCTACGGGCAGATAATGAGGTTATCGTAAATGAATTTCTGCACGATCACAAGTATAGTGTTACTGATGGTCTTGATGTCCCTGATCACACTCAAAACAGCATTGAG GGGAAAATAAAACAGGCAATGGAGAAGGCCTTTTGGGATGGTATCATGGAATCTGTTAAGGGGGACCAGCCCAATTATGACCGGATAGTGCAACTCATGGGAGAGGTTAGGGATGAAATTTGTGAAATGGCTCCAAAAAGCTGGAAGGAGGATGTTTTTTCTGCCATTGATTTAGAAATTCTTTCTCAG GTGCTGAAATCAGGTAACCTGGATGTTGATTATCTTGGGAGAATTCTTGAGTTTTCACTCACGAGTTTGCAGAAGCTCTCAGCTCCAGCCAATGAGGAGATGATGAAAGCTACACACAAGAAACTATTTCATGAATTGGGTGAAATTTGTCAATCAAGGGATGGTTCAAACAACTCATGTGTTGTAGCCTTGGTGAAGGGCTTGCAATTTGTCTTCCAGCAGATTCAG ATTCTTAAGAAAGAGATAAGCAAAGCACGAATAAGGTTAATGGAGTCTTCGGTGAAGGGGTCTGCTGGTCTGGACTACCTCAGGAATGCCTTTGCTAACAAATATGGATCTCCTTCTGATGCCAGTACCTCTATTCCTTCCACACTGAGATGGATTTCATCTGTTTGGAATTGCAAAGAACAGGAATGGGAAGAATACGTGAGATCCTCGGCAGCATTGGCCTCTAATTCATCCCAAGAATTGCTTCCTTCAACTACTCTCAGAACTGGGGGGAATATTTTACTCAAAACAACTGGCAGTCCGATGGCCCTTTCACTTGATGGTGCCAATGCTAAAG GTGGTCAACAGCCAGAATGCAAAGGAGAACCTGTCGATCTGGTTGTGAGACTTGGCTTGTTAAAATTAGTAAGTGGAATATCTGGTTTGACTCAAGATGATCTACCAGAAACTTTATCTCTTAACTTCTCAAGGCTGAGGTCTGTTCAGGCTCAAATTCAGAAGATTATTGTGATTTCTACAAG CATTCTTATTCGCAGACAGATTGTGGTGAGTGAAAAGACAGTTGCTAGGCATGCAGATATGGAAAACTTAGTGTCTAAGTGTGGTGCAGAACTGTTGGATCTCCTAGACCGCGTTGAAGATGCTGATATAAACGATATAGTAGAAGTAATCTGCAATTTGCCGAAAATTGAGGGTGAAGAAGCAGGTAAAGCTGAGTCGAGAAAATTGGTTGCTGCTAGGATGGTAGGAAAGAGCCTACAAGCTGGGGATGCTGTTTTTGAGAAGGTGTCTAATGCTGTCTACTCAGCTTTGCGTGGAGTTGTGCTTGGGGGAAGTGGGGCACGTGGGAGGAAATTGGCAGAAATGGCTCTCACCAAAGTGGGGTCTGCTTTTCTGACTGACAAGGTAGTGGAAGCTGCTGCTGTTTTGATTGTAGCATCCACTATTTCAGTTGGTGTTCATGGGCCATGGTATAAACATTTGGCCGATAACATGTGA
- the LOC108340910 gene encoding ATP-dependent DNA helicase Q-like 4A codes for MCCLVATQMRPGETNSVRVDKENNRDWLRHANAHENFSSQEKFLSSNFLFSVPPKKPRHQEPNPETAGFVFQRSENIQVSQRVQFDKAWDALSSLQNSSRNYVQPGKTVNVNCQSHENTRTAPIHGGYQNDNRMCPDVTDIPASRNTSWGLDGSLNNHNKYTGQINESSNCMSGDIDDDNILENIDVDQIVEKYQSTCTPKPSISKFPPVTPNADKDGFARQGDDVLPPDLCLDCIHGYKLGLCPEAAIHLQELKDNLIAISNELLDNCETLNSTQISKLRHDRSQLNKQIQQLEKYTQSSNLNEERKKSHFSASTAPSASYVYETPQQTGACNGSKQYDTQAYMGNGTRGSTFQSLPSFSVDNYSTSSGPVEREEFIPKIIEVNYIEGSGDKRWSSHDFPWTKELEVNNKKVFGNHSFRPNQREVINATMSGCDVFVLMPTGGGKSLTYQLPALVCHGITLVISPLVSLIQDQIMHLLQANIPAAYLSANMEWTEQQEILRELNSDYCKYKLLYVTPEKVVKSDNLLRHLENLHFRELLARIVIDEAHCVSQWGHDFRPDYQGLGILKQKFPNTPVLALTATATASVKEDVVQALGLVNCIVFRQSFNRPNLWYSVVPKTKKCLEDIDKFIRENHFDECGIIYCLSRMDCEKVASNLQEFGHKCAFYHGTMDPAQRAFVQKQWSKDEINIICATVAFGMGINKPDVRFVIHHSLPKSIEGYHQECGRAGRDGQRSSCVLYYNYSDYIRVKHMISQGSIEQSPMASGYNRSNMINPGSILETNTENLMRMVSYCENDVDCRRLLQLVHFGEKFNSSTCHKTCDNCLKITNFIEKDVTEIAKQLVELVKLTGQRFSSSHILEVYRGSFSQMVKKNRHETVSLHGAGKHLAKGEASRILHHLVVEDILVEEVKKSDYYGSVSSILKVNELKVCNLFAGHRIILRFPSSVKALKPGKSDATPAKGSLTSGKPNVIPTNAPQPQTEVDLNLSAKLYTALRMLRTTLVKEAGDSVFAYHIFGNATLQQMSKRVPRTKEELLDINGIGKAKVSKYGDEILETIENTINEYYKLDKASSGSKGSADSAKRRRESNGDPYANAEDDDALTNSTGRSKKRTIKRQNKKAVIYDSAEEDYFSGCHDEDLDFDLIEIDALDQVTCKNASGRVLPQWTTS; via the exons GTTTGTTTTTCAACGAAGTGAAAATATTCAAGTTTCACAGAGAGTACAATTTGACAAG GCTTGGGATGCTCTTTCAAGTCTACAAAATTCTAGTAGGAACTATGTACAACCTGGAAAAACTGTCAATGTTAATTGTCAGAGTCATGAGAATACGAGAACAGCACCAATCCATGGAGGCTATCAGAATGACAACCGTATGTGTCCTGATGTCACTGACATTCCAGCTAGCAGAAATACTTCTTGGGGTTTGGATGGTTCATTGAACAATCATAATAAGTACACAGGCCAAATCAACGAGTCTTCTAACTGCATGTCTGGAGATATTGATGATGATAACATACTTGAG AACATTGATGTTGACCAAATTGTTGAGAAATACCAATCGACCTGCACTCCTAAGCCGTCAATATCCAAGTTTCCTCCTGTAACACCAAATGCAGATAAAGATGGATTTGCTAGACAGGGGGATGATGTTTTGCCACCAGACCTGTGTTTAGATTGCATCCATGGGTACAAG CTAGGGCTTTGCCCTGAAGCAGCAATTCATTTGCAGGAATTGAAGGATAATCTAATTGCAATCTCTAATGAACTGCTCGACAATTGTGAAACCCTCAATTCTACACAGATATCAAAGCTTCGCCATGATAG GTCACAGCTGAATAAGCAAATTCAGCAACTAGAAAAATATACTCAATCAAGTAATCTTAACGAGGAAAGGAAAAAGTCACATTTTTCTGCATCCACGGCACCATCCGCATCATATGTGTATGAAACACCTCAGCAAACTGGTGCCTGTAATGGATCCAAGCAATACGATACTCAGGCTTATATGGGTAATGGGACACGTGGTTCAACATTCCAGTCTCTTCCATCTTTTTCTGTAGACAATTATAGCACATCATCAGGCCCGGTGGAGCGGGAAGAGTTCATCCCAAAGATTATTGAAGTTAATTACATTGAAGGTTCTGGAGACAAACGCTGGAGCAGCCACGATTTTCCTTGGACAAAAGAGTTAGAG gttaataataaaaaggtaTTTGGAAATCATTCCTTTCGCCCCAATCAAAGAGAGGTCATTAATGCCACAATGAGTGGATGTGATGTTTTTGTTCTGATGCCCACTGGTGGTGGAAAGAGTCTGACTTATCAG TTACCGGCTCTTGTTTGTCATGGTATAACATTAGTAATTTCTCCCCTTGTGTCTCTTATTCAGGATCAAATAATGCACTTACTGCAG GCAAATATACCAGCTGCTTACTTAAGTGCCAATATGGAATGGACTGAACAGCAGGAGATCCTCCGAGAACTTAATTCTGATTACTGTAAATACAAGTTATTATATGTGACACCTGAAAAGGTTGTCAA AAGTGATAATCTTTTGCGACACTTAGAGAATTTACATTTTCGTGAGCTGCTTGCAAGGATTGTAATTGATGAGGCTCACTGTGTGAGCCAATGGGGGCATGATTTTAGACCAGATTATCAG GGACTTGGTATATTGAAACAGAAATTTCCAAATACTCCAGTTTTAGCTTTAACAGCTACAGCAACTGCTAGCGTAAAAGAAGATGTCGTGCAAGCACTTGGTCTTGTTAACTGCATTGTTTTTCGGCAAAGTTTTAATCGCCCAAACTTATG GTATTCTGTTGTCCCCAAGACCAAAAAGTGTTTGGAAGACATTGACAAATTCATTAGAGAGAATCATTTTGATGAATGTGGCATTATCTATTGTCTTTCACGAATGGATTGTGAAAAGGTCGCTAGCAATTTGCAG GAATTTGGACATAAATGTGCATTTTATCATGGTACCATGGATCCTGCTCAACGTGCCTTTGTTCAAAAACAGTGGAGCAAAGATGAAATCAATATAATTTGTGCTACAGTAGCATTTGGAATGG GTATTAATAAACCCGATGTCCGCTTTGTAATTCACCATTCTCTCCCAAAATCTATTGAAGGCTATCATCAG GAATGTGGCCGAGCTGGTAGAGATGGTCAACGTTCGTCCTgtgtattatattataattatagtgATTAT ATACGAGTCAAGCATATGATAAGTCAAGGATCAATAGAGCAAAGTCCCATGGCATCTGGATACAATCGTTCAAATATGATAAATCCTGGAAGCATACTAGAAACAAACACTGAAAACCTTATGCGAAtg GTTAGTTATTGTGAAAATGATGTCGACTGTCGGCGCCTTCTGCAGCTTGTTCATTTTGGGGAGAAGTTTAATTCTTCAACTTGTCACAAAACGTGTGATAATTGCTTGAAGATCACAAATTTCATTGAGAAGGATGTCACAGAGATAGCAAAGCAATTG GTTGAACTTGTTAAGCTAACCGGACAGAGGTTCTCATCATCTCATATATTAGAAGTCTATCGTGGTTCCTTTAGCCAAATG GTCAAGAAAAATCGCCATGAGACAGTGAGCCTTCATGGTGCTGGAAAGCATCTAGCTAAGGGTGAGGCTTCCCGAATATTGCATCATCTTGTTGTTGAGGATATTCTTGTGGAAGAAGTAAAGAAAAGTGATTATTATGGATCGGTATCGTCAATATTGAAG GTAAATGAGCTCAAGGTCTGTAATCTGTTTGCTGGGCACAGAATTATATTGAG ATTTCCATCGTCTGTAAAGGCATTAAAACCAGGGAAATCTGATGCAACTCCAGCCAAGGGTTCTTTGACATCTGGGAAGCCGAATGTTATTCCAACTAACGCTCCTCAGCCTCAAACTGAAGTGGATTTG AATCTTTCAGCCAAGTTATACACTGCTCTGCGTATGTTGAGGACAACTCTTGTTAAAGAAGCTGGAGATAGTGTTTTTGCTTACCACATATTTGG TAATGCCACGTTGCAGCAGATGAGCAAGAGAGTGCCGAGAACGAAAGAAGAACTCCTTGATATCAATGGCATTGGCAA GGCAAAGGTAAGCAAGTATGGGGATGAGATACTGGAAACCATTGAGAATACCATAAATGAATATTACAAATTGGACAAAGCCAGTAGCGGCAGCAAAGGTAGTGCAGATTCTGCTAAAAGGAGACGAGAGTCAAATGGAGATCCATATGCAAATGCTGAGGACGATGACGCCCTCACCAATAGTACAGGTCGTTCTAAGAAAAGGACTATaaagagacaaaataaaaaagctgTGATATATGATTCTGCAGAGGAAGATTATTTTTCTGGATGCCATGATGAAGACCTAGACTTTGACCTCATAGAAATTGATGCATTAGATCAGGTGACTTGTAAAAATGCTTCTGGGAGAGTACTACCTCAATGGACAACATCTTGA